Proteins from a genomic interval of Nasonia vitripennis strain AsymCx chromosome 3, Nvit_psr_1.1, whole genome shotgun sequence:
- the CYP4AB21 gene encoding cytochrome P450 4AB21 isoform X1 → MLMYILLCVLGLIFCYIYNNRDDRKVKLINRIPGPPGLPVIGNLLIGLTPVDQLWDVVRSYTETYYPTIRIWLGNYYSIVSISDPDDVETLLTSQKHIEKGYSYKNLQPWLKMGLLTSTGEKWRRRRKILTPAFHFNILKKYVDITNENAERFVEKMRDDEGDDTVQDLAPLTSKYTLNIICESAMGVALDEIESKAAEKYKNAVYTMGNITIYRITRPYLTDWVMNICWRLKKLQEKTLKTLHEFTDKVIMERKAQHKNTDYKYIKNLADDIKESEFDYVTSGRKKRLAMLDLLLSAEMDGLIDDDGIREEVDTFMFEGHDTTGMAMTFTLMLLAENEEIQEKARAEVIKVLTESSGKIGMRQLQEFNYLECCIKESLRLYPPVANISRYITEDLQLKKYLVPANTEVFVQLYPIHRDRKFWREPNKFDPDRFLPENLQGRHPFSYIPFSAGPRNCIGQKFALMELKSLIARILYNFKLEPIDRSADMKILLDIVIRPASPVRTRFVKINH, encoded by the exons ATGTTgatgtacattttgttgtgCGTATTGGGATTGATATTTTGctacatttataataatagagaCGATAGAAAAGTTAAGCTAATCAATCGAATACCTGGACCTCCAGGTCTACCGGTAATAGGAAATCTATTAATAGGCCTCACACCGGTAG ATCAATTGTGGGACGTGGTACGAAGCTATACTGAAACGTATTATCCAACTATAAGAATCTGGCTCGGAAATTATTACAGTATAGTCAGCATTTCTGATCCAGATGATGTAGAA ACTTTGTTGACATCTCAAAAACACATCGAGAAGGGTTACTCGTACAAAAATTTACAACCATGGTTGAAAATGGGTCTTCTGACCTCTACAG GAGAAAAATGGAGGCGTCGTCGTAAAATTTTAACCccggcatttcattttaatattttaaagaaatatgtgGATATTACAAATGAAAATGCAGAGAGATTTGTGGAAAAGATGAGAGACGACGAAGGTGACGACACAGTTCAAGATTTAGCACCATTAACTTCAAAGTATACGTTGAACATTATTTGCG AATCTGCCATGGGCGTCGCTCTGGATGAAATTGAAAGCAAAGCTGccgaaaaatataagaatgcTGTTTATACGATGGGAAACATTACGATATACAG AATTACAAGACCCTACTTGACAGACTGGGTTATGAACATCTGTTGGAGGCTCAAGAAATTGCAAGAGAAAACTTTAAAGACTCTCCATGAATTTACAGATAAG GTTATAATGGAACGAAAAGCGCAGCATAAAAATACGGATTACAAGTATATAAAGAATTTGGCAGATGACATAAAAGAATCAGAATTTGATTACGTTACTAGTG GCAGAAAGAAACGACTGGCAATGCTTGATCTTCTACTGTCAGCCGAAATGGATGGTTTGATCGATGATGATGGGATTCGAGAGGAAGTGGATACCTTTATGTTTGAA GGCCACGACACAACTGGAATGGCAATGACATTCACGTTGATGCTGTTGGCTGAAAATGAAGAAATCCAg GAAAAAGCCAGAGCAGAAGTGATCAAAGTTTTAACCGAAAGCTCTGGTAAAATAGGAATGCGGCAATTGCAAGAATTCAATTATCTCGAATGCTGCATTAAAGAATCTTTGCGCCTGTATCCACCTGTTGCCAACATTTCACGTTATATTACTGAAGATCTTCAATTGA AGAAGTACCTCGTACCCGCGAATACAGAAGTGTTTGTGCAGTTATACCCTATCCATAGGGACCGAAAGTTTTGGCGAGAACCAAACAAATTTGATCCTGATAGATTTCTTCCGGAAAATCTTCAAGGACGTCACCCATTCTCCTACATTCCTTTCAGCGCAGGGCCTCGAAATTGCATAG GCCAAAAATTTGCACTGATGGAGTTAAAATCGCTGATAGCTCGTATTTTGTACAATTTTAAGTTGGAGCCTATTGATAGATCAGCCGATATGAAAATTCTGTTAGATATCGTCATCAGACCAGCCAGCCCTGTACGAACGAGATTTGtcaaaattaatcattaa